The following coding sequences are from one bacterium window:
- a CDS encoding adenylosuccinate synthase, with protein MSTIVVVGAQWGDEGKGKVVDCLSARADMVVRFNGGANAGHTIVVAREEYVLHLVPSGAVREGAACVIGNGCVVDAGLLLEEYDDLRRRGIDLADRLFVSGFAHLVLPHHKAADGALEDSTATPIGTTRRGIGPAYCDKYARYGVRVEDLLDARDLRAKLEAAYAYRARWTGSGDYPAIDEVYAQLTEEGKRLTPFIVDTSLLINGYIARGKNVLFEGAQGSLLDVDFGTYPFVTSSNPVAPFAAIGSGVGLDKLGYALGVVKAYLTRVGEGPFPTELVNATGDYLRERGYEYGRSTGRPRRCGWLDLVPLRLAARVNGLHGAVVSKLDVLDELEEIPVCTAYELRGKTFGEMPLPVSLLAEAEPVYETLPGWKTDTSGITSWDDLPKKAQEYLRFIEEGCGVPVVAISVGQRRDQIIWLEEVF; from the coding sequence ATGTCCACTATCGTAGTCGTAGGCGCCCAGTGGGGCGACGAGGGCAAGGGGAAGGTGGTGGACTGCCTGTCGGCCCGGGCCGACATGGTGGTCCGCTTCAACGGCGGGGCCAACGCCGGCCACACCATCGTCGTCGCCCGGGAGGAATACGTGCTGCACCTCGTCCCCTCGGGGGCGGTGCGGGAGGGGGCGGCCTGCGTCATCGGCAACGGCTGCGTGGTGGACGCCGGATTGCTCCTGGAAGAGTACGACGACCTCAGGCGGCGGGGGATAGACCTCGCCGACCGGCTCTTCGTCTCCGGCTTCGCCCATCTGGTGCTGCCCCACCACAAGGCGGCCGACGGCGCCCTCGAGGATTCCACCGCCACACCCATCGGCACCACCCGCCGCGGCATCGGCCCCGCCTACTGCGACAAGTACGCCCGTTACGGCGTCCGCGTCGAGGACCTCCTGGACGCCCGCGACCTCCGGGCGAAGCTCGAGGCGGCCTACGCCTACCGCGCCCGCTGGACCGGCTCCGGCGACTACCCGGCGATAGACGAGGTTTACGCACAACTGACCGAAGAGGGGAAGCGCCTGACCCCCTTCATCGTGGACACGTCGCTCCTGATCAACGGCTACATCGCCCGTGGGAAGAACGTCCTCTTCGAGGGCGCCCAGGGGAGTCTTTTGGACGTGGACTTCGGCACCTACCCCTTCGTCACCAGCTCCAACCCGGTGGCCCCCTTCGCCGCCATCGGCTCCGGCGTGGGTCTGGACAAGCTCGGCTACGCCCTGGGCGTGGTCAAGGCCTACCTAACCCGCGTGGGCGAGGGCCCCTTCCCCACCGAGCTGGTCAACGCCACCGGCGATTACCTGCGCGAGCGGGGCTACGAGTACGGCCGCTCCACGGGCCGACCCCGGCGCTGCGGCTGGCTGGACCTCGTCCCGCTGCGCCTGGCCGCCCGGGTCAACGGCCTACATGGCGCCGTGGTCTCCAAGCTCGACGTTCTGGACGAGCTCGAAGAAATACCGGTCTGCACGGCGTACGAGCTCCGCGGCAAAACTTTTGGCGAGATGCCGCTCCCCGTTTCGCTCCTCGCCGAGGCGGAGCCGGTTTACGAGACCCTCCCCGGCTGGAAAACCGACACCTCGGGTATCACCTCCTGGGACGATCTGCCGAAAAAAGCCCAGGAGTACCTGCGCTTCATCGAGGAGGGTTGCGGGGTGCCCGTGGTGGCGATAAGTGTGGGCCAGCGCCGCGACCAGATAATCTGGCTCGAGGAGGTGTTCTAG